From Medicago truncatula cultivar Jemalong A17 chromosome 7, MtrunA17r5.0-ANR, whole genome shotgun sequence, a single genomic window includes:
- the LOC11415238 gene encoding DCN1-like protein 3, translating into MDASLCDIFNIYRRFCDIKSGHAFVVGEEGYRQDSDFQKAKFSREALTQLSKLVESRVCTGATIFDELSILMSRLGLMATFSEFSRFYEFVFFMCRENGQKNITVSKALTAWKLVLNGRFPLLQPWCDFVEKNQRYNISEDTWQQVLSFSICTRDSLDAYDPEGAWPVLIDDFVEHMYRQPGSYYENSNIHCNCGDPESLSIPGLKSFAGLKRKLAEEARKDDMEYSYSSEEMNTANCKKSRAYGVVDCEDNPQGNAAEECMETSRQSSPLCSSKSQCSVEGSLSKGFAGLLSTSSYLRFGRERRGFI; encoded by the exons ATGGATGCATCTCTCTGCGATATTTTCAACATTTACCGAAGATTTTGTg ATATAAAATCAGGACATGCatttgttgttggtgaagaagGGTATAGACAAGACAGTGATTTTCAGAAGGCTAAGTTCTCAAGGGAGGCATTGACACAGTTGTCGAAATTGGTGGAGTCTAGAGTTTGTACAGG GGCAACAATTTTTGATGAACTGTCAATACTCATGTCACGGCTTGGTTTGATG GCAACCTTTTCAGAGTTTTCTCGGTTCtatgaatttgttttcttcatgTGTCGTGAAAATGGTCAAAAGAACATCA CTGTAAGCAAGGCACTAACTGCTTGGAAATTAGTTCTTAATGGTCGGTTTCCACTGCTTCAGCCATGGTGTGACTTTGTTGAG aaaaatcaaCGATACAACATATCTGAGGATACGTGGCAACAGGTTCTATCTTTCAGCATATGTACTCGTGATAGTCTAGATGCCTATGATCCTGAAG GTGCTTGGCctgttttgatagatgatttTGTCGAGCATATGTACAG GCAACCAGGATCGTACTATGAAAATTCCAACATCCACTGTAACTGTGGTGATCCTGAATCTCTGTCAATTCCTG GACTGAAAAGTTTTGCTGGTCTAAAGAGGAAGTTAGCCGAGGAAGCAAGAAAAGACGATATGGAGTACTCTTATTCATCTGAAGAGATGAATACCGCAAACTGTAAAAAGAGTAGAGCTTATGGTGTAGTAGATTGTGAGGACAATCCACAAGGAAATGCAGCAGAGGAATGTATGGAAACTAGTAGACAAAGTAGCCCTTTGTGTTCATCCAAGTCCCAATGTTCAGTTGAAGGTTCTTTATCAAAGGGATTTGCAGGACTACTCTCAACTAGTTCCTATCTGCGGTTTGGTAGAGAGAGGAGAGGCTTCATTTAG
- the LOC11422414 gene encoding uncharacterized protein At5g19025, which produces MVNFHSLISSVDQSSSSMANSIDLAKSRNRKTLNSLQIPQCERSRSAVVDVVIFIAVVIALGFLVFPYIQFVMSESFKLCGLFMDLVKEEVAVAPVIYVSLGVSVSCAVVATWFFIAYTSRKCSNPNCKGLKNAAEFDIQLETEDCVKNSPSLGKDGGGIKKGLFKIPCDHHRELEAELKKMAPVNGRAVLVLRGKCGCSVGRLEVPGPKKNRKIKK; this is translated from the coding sequence ATGGTAAATTTCCATAGTTTGATCTCATCCGTTGaccaatcatcatcatccatGGCGAATTCCATCGATTTAGCTAAATCGAGGAACCGTAAGACACTTAATTCTCTTCAGATTCCGCAGTGCGAGCGATCTAGATCCGCTGTTGTTGATGTGGTTATATTTATAGCTGTTGTTATTGCTTTAGGGTTCTTGGTTTTTCCATATATTCAATTTGTGATGAGTGAAAGTTTCAAACTTTGTGGTTTGTTTATGGATTTGGTGAAAGAAGAAGTTGCTGTTGCTCCTGTGATTTATGTATCCCTTGGAGTTAGTGTTTCTTGTGCTGTTGTTGCTACATGGTTTTTTATAGCTTATACATCAAGGAAATGTAGTAATCCTAATTGTAAGGGATTGAAGAATGCTGCTGAGTTTGATATTCAGTTAGAGACGGAAGATTGTGTGAAGAATTCGCCGTCGTTGGGTAAAGATGGTGGTGGAATTAAAAAGGGTCTATTTAAGATTCCTTGTGATCATCATCGCGAACTTGAAGCCGAGCTTAAGAAGATGGCACCTGTTAATGGAAGAGCTGTTCTAGTTCTTAGAGGAAAGTGTGGTTGTTCTGTTGGTAGGTTAGAAGTTCCGGGTCCAAAGAAGAATAGAAAGATCAAGAAATAG